The following proteins are co-located in the Corynebacterium kalinowskii genome:
- a CDS encoding arsenate reductase ArsC, whose product MKPVVAFVCVHNSCRSQMAEALGKHFAGDKFDFYSAGTEQVPQINQDAVRIIKERYGIDMSQQQSKLVGMLPEVDILVTMGCNVECPYLPCKHREDWGLDDPSGKPDEEFHKVIDIIEAKVKELESRF is encoded by the coding sequence ATGAAACCAGTTGTTGCATTCGTGTGCGTACACAATTCCTGTCGAAGCCAGATGGCAGAAGCACTCGGCAAGCACTTTGCAGGGGACAAGTTCGATTTCTACTCAGCTGGCACCGAACAGGTTCCGCAGATCAACCAGGATGCGGTGCGCATCATTAAAGAGCGCTACGGCATCGACATGTCCCAGCAACAATCGAAGCTCGTCGGCATGCTCCCCGAGGTCGACATTCTGGTCACCATGGGCTGCAACGTTGAGTGCCCATACCTGCCGTGCAAGCACCGGGAGGACTGGGGCTTGGACGATCCAAGTGGCAAGCCCGATGAAGAGTTCCACAAGGTCATCGACATCATCGAAGCTAAGGTGAAAGAACTCGAGAGCCGGTTCTAG
- a CDS encoding (Fe-S)-binding protein, with protein MTSTSIALGIFGILASLPAWVFFLRGAWQLYRMISAGQPTTTRTNQPLTRLMSMLRKVVLHSGMARKPFVALAHWFVMFGFIVGSVFWFEAYIQTFAPAKGWPIVSSWPIYHFAEEVFGLGTVLGILYLIGVRLRVGSNNRFDRFYGSNARAAHFVEAVVLIEGLGMLLVKASSIATFREGSVWADFLTRLIPLPSSPLLVSVFALIKLLSGMVWLFVVGRQLRWGVAWHRFLAFFTLFFSRKPGEKSLGELAPMMSNGKALTLENADPDVDKLGVGTLADAPWKMLLDVSACTDCGRCQEQCPAWNTEKPLSPKLLVTGIRDAIPHQDLDVLKLVGSAVDPDALWSCTNCGACVEQCPVDIEHLDHVTNLRRFQVLAEADFPSELTGMFKNLEVKGNPWGRNASEQLSWVEEANRDGIPVPLVSSGEEFEYLLWVGCAGAFDENGRKTSRAIAELLNVAGVKFAVLEGTACTGDPARRAGNEFLFQMLADENVSGLNSAFETYPAGQRKIITSCAHCFNTLRNEYPAFGGDYDVIHHTQLLNRLVRKGLLTPVPRRPEDRKPITYHDPCFLGRHNKVFDPPRELIESVGTLTEMPRNRDTGFCCGAGGARMFIEENLGTRINENRATEALSVSNTVATSCPFCTTMLEGGVKAVSGAGSASVRDIAVMLRDAVLVDDALPEFRTPAFLEEPRRVAASPVDDADDAKNPPSERQNPPKTVESTGEISAHPLATPPIAGPPVATPPVATPPVVAPPVAGPPTAVPPVAGPPTAVPPVATPPVATPPVATPPAATPPVATPPAATPPVAAPPAAGPPTAVPPVATPPVATPPTTTRPTAAPPSAQPPVAAPPVAKPPAATPPTAQPPTAQPPTAQPPGAK; from the coding sequence ATGACTTCCACTTCCATCGCGCTGGGAATCTTCGGAATCCTCGCTTCGCTCCCCGCCTGGGTATTTTTCCTGCGGGGAGCGTGGCAGCTCTACCGCATGATCAGCGCCGGCCAGCCCACCACTACTCGCACGAATCAGCCGCTCACCCGCCTGATGTCTATGCTGCGCAAGGTCGTGCTTCATAGCGGTATGGCTCGCAAACCGTTCGTGGCGCTGGCCCACTGGTTTGTCATGTTCGGCTTCATAGTTGGCTCGGTGTTCTGGTTCGAGGCCTACATCCAGACATTCGCGCCTGCCAAAGGCTGGCCGATCGTTTCCTCTTGGCCGATCTACCACTTCGCGGAAGAAGTCTTCGGCCTCGGCACGGTCCTCGGAATCCTCTACCTAATCGGGGTCCGTCTGCGTGTGGGCTCGAACAACCGCTTCGACCGGTTCTATGGCTCCAACGCCCGCGCCGCTCACTTCGTGGAGGCCGTCGTCCTCATCGAGGGCCTCGGCATGCTGCTGGTCAAAGCCAGTTCCATCGCCACCTTCCGCGAAGGCTCCGTCTGGGCAGACTTCCTCACCCGATTGATTCCGCTTCCATCTTCCCCACTGCTGGTTAGTGTCTTCGCCCTGATCAAACTGTTGTCGGGCATGGTGTGGTTGTTCGTGGTCGGCAGGCAACTGCGCTGGGGCGTCGCCTGGCACCGTTTCCTCGCATTCTTCACCCTCTTCTTTAGCCGTAAGCCAGGCGAAAAATCTCTCGGCGAGCTCGCCCCGATGATGTCCAATGGTAAGGCTCTGACTCTCGAAAACGCAGATCCGGACGTCGATAAGCTCGGCGTGGGCACCCTCGCCGACGCTCCCTGGAAGATGCTTCTCGACGTCTCTGCCTGCACCGACTGTGGGCGGTGCCAGGAACAGTGCCCGGCATGGAATACAGAAAAGCCGCTGTCGCCGAAACTGCTCGTCACGGGCATCCGCGACGCGATCCCACACCAGGACCTGGATGTGCTCAAGCTTGTTGGTTCGGCTGTTGACCCGGATGCACTGTGGAGCTGCACAAACTGTGGCGCGTGCGTCGAGCAATGCCCAGTTGACATCGAACACCTCGACCACGTGACTAACCTGCGCCGCTTCCAGGTGCTCGCTGAGGCCGACTTCCCGTCCGAGCTCACCGGCATGTTCAAGAATCTGGAGGTCAAGGGCAACCCGTGGGGCCGGAACGCTTCCGAGCAGCTGTCCTGGGTGGAGGAAGCCAACCGCGACGGGATCCCAGTTCCGCTTGTTTCCTCAGGCGAAGAATTCGAGTACCTCTTGTGGGTCGGCTGCGCCGGAGCTTTCGATGAGAACGGCCGCAAGACTTCCCGAGCCATCGCCGAACTGCTCAACGTAGCTGGCGTGAAGTTCGCGGTGCTGGAAGGTACCGCCTGCACTGGCGACCCGGCGCGCCGGGCCGGCAACGAGTTCCTCTTCCAAATGCTCGCCGATGAGAATGTCTCTGGATTGAACAGTGCATTTGAAACGTACCCAGCTGGGCAGCGCAAGATCATCACCTCGTGCGCGCACTGTTTCAACACGCTACGCAACGAGTACCCGGCGTTCGGCGGTGACTACGACGTCATCCACCACACGCAGCTACTGAACCGGCTCGTCCGCAAGGGACTGCTCACCCCAGTGCCCCGACGCCCTGAAGACCGCAAACCAATCACCTACCACGACCCCTGCTTCCTCGGCCGCCACAACAAGGTCTTCGATCCGCCACGTGAACTCATCGAATCTGTCGGCACTCTCACCGAAATGCCACGCAACCGAGACACCGGATTCTGTTGCGGTGCCGGTGGCGCGCGCATGTTCATAGAAGAAAACTTGGGCACGCGCATCAACGAAAACCGCGCGACCGAAGCGCTTTCGGTTTCCAACACCGTGGCCACAAGCTGCCCATTCTGCACCACGATGCTCGAAGGCGGAGTGAAGGCAGTTTCTGGCGCGGGTTCTGCCTCCGTGAGGGACATCGCCGTCATGCTTCGCGACGCCGTGTTGGTTGACGATGCTCTACCGGAGTTCCGCACACCTGCATTCCTCGAAGAACCTCGTCGAGTCGCCGCTTCCCCAGTGGATGATGCAGATGACGCGAAAAATCCCCCGTCAGAACGTCAGAATCCGCCGAAAACCGTCGAATCCACGGGGGAAATTTCTGCACATCCATTGGCCACGCCACCTATAGCAGGACCACCGGTCGCAACTCCGCCTGTGGCAACTCCTCCGGTCGTGGCACCGCCCGTAGCCGGACCGCCTACAGCTGTACCGCCCGTAGCCGGACCGCCTACAGCTGTACCGCCAGTAGCAACTCCGCCTGTAGCAACACCTCCAGTTGCTACACCTCCGGCAGCTACGCCACCGGTCGCGACTCCTCCGGCAGCTACGCCACCTGTCGCAGCACCACCTGCGGCAGGACCGCCTACCGCTGTTCCGCCAGTAGCAACTCCACCCGTCGCTACGCCACCCACAACAACACGACCTACTGCGGCGCCACCTTCAGCGCAACCACCGGTTGCAGCCCCGCCCGTTGCAAAGCCTCCTGCTGCAACCCCACCAACAGCACAGCCACCAACTGCCCAACCGCCTACCGCACAGCCTCCTGGCGCTAAATAA
- a CDS encoding permease, translating to MNIVDFIQYQILGMRWLNDLVGSTLRALSIDTASRIGGSLQFFIYDTIKIAILLCLLIYGVSYLQSYFPPERSRRILGRFRGLKANTIGALLGTITPFCSCSSIPIFMGFTAAKLPMGVTFSFLISSPMVDIASLVLLSSVFGFKIAFAYVVVGLLIAIIGGTIIEKLRLENDVVGFSAPLPELDEPQLSRAERHAYAKEQMLTTFKSVLPYILIGVGIGALIHNWIPQEWITSLLGSDNPFGVILATLVGIPMYADIFGTLPVAEALLAKGAQLGTILAFMMATTTLSLPSLVMLKRVVSARLLGIFLGLCTIGIIAVGYLFNSI from the coding sequence ATGAACATCGTTGACTTTATCCAGTACCAAATACTGGGTATGCGCTGGCTCAACGATCTGGTTGGCTCAACGCTCCGCGCACTGAGCATCGACACTGCGTCCCGCATCGGTGGCAGTCTGCAGTTCTTCATTTATGACACCATCAAGATCGCCATCTTGCTGTGCCTGTTGATCTACGGAGTCTCCTACCTGCAAAGCTACTTCCCTCCAGAGCGCAGTCGACGAATCTTAGGGCGGTTCCGGGGACTCAAGGCAAACACCATCGGAGCGTTGCTCGGCACAATCACACCGTTCTGCTCATGCTCCTCGATTCCGATTTTCATGGGATTTACGGCAGCAAAACTCCCCATGGGCGTTACCTTCTCATTCTTGATCTCCTCACCGATGGTGGACATTGCAAGCCTCGTCCTCCTCAGTAGCGTTTTCGGATTCAAGATCGCCTTTGCCTACGTAGTCGTTGGCCTCCTCATTGCGATTATCGGCGGCACAATCATCGAAAAGCTGCGGCTAGAAAACGATGTCGTCGGATTCAGCGCCCCACTACCTGAGCTAGACGAACCGCAGCTCTCCCGCGCAGAACGCCACGCCTACGCCAAAGAACAAATGCTGACCACGTTCAAGTCAGTGTTGCCATACATCCTGATTGGCGTAGGAATCGGTGCGCTGATCCACAACTGGATTCCGCAAGAATGGATCACCAGCCTCCTGGGCAGTGACAACCCCTTCGGCGTCATCCTCGCCACCTTGGTGGGTATCCCGATGTACGCAGACATCTTCGGCACTCTGCCCGTCGCAGAGGCCCTGCTAGCTAAGGGCGCGCAGCTCGGCACCATTCTCGCCTTCATGATGGCCACCACGACGCTTAGCCTGCCGTCTCTCGTCATGCTCAAGCGCGTGGTGTCTGCGCGGCTGCTCGGAATCTTCCTGGGGCTCTGCACCATAGGCATCATCGCCGTCGGATACCTTTTCAACTCAATTTAG
- a CDS encoding AI-2E family transporter, which produces MTTSPESSTADNADNLDKLLNAPEQLESEPIHAEVLDRSAILGQDGRWVAGWALRFIILAIAAFILWKGLGKVWTGLLPILLAILVSTVLWPPVKWLRSKKWPSALAVASVLLVSIGVIVGTFTAMAPSIASQSKELVDKASEGLNRLEVWLQGPPFNLKIDQITQWIDQLMAKAQEQASNIASGVAEGVSTASSALVTLGVMLVLTFFFLKDGDRFLPWIRRTTGANAGWHLTEVLTRTWNTLAGYIRAQAAVSLIDAIIIGLGLVFLGVPLAFVLAVLTFFAGFIPIVGAVTAGALAVLVALVSNGPTTALIVLALVVAVQQLEGNVLSPILQSKAMNLHPAIVLLSVTVGSSLFGIVGAFLAVPVAASIAVWLRYHGDLVSLRSGELTVDEIQIETSRAAGNTGSAEEAFDAIREKFSRLGRRKPESEDPSLAVKAEE; this is translated from the coding sequence ATGACTACTTCACCTGAATCCAGCACCGCCGACAACGCGGACAACCTAGACAAGCTGCTCAACGCCCCTGAACAGCTCGAATCCGAACCGATACACGCAGAAGTACTAGACCGATCTGCAATCCTCGGCCAAGACGGTCGCTGGGTCGCGGGCTGGGCTTTGCGATTCATTATCTTGGCCATCGCGGCCTTTATCCTGTGGAAAGGCCTGGGCAAGGTGTGGACGGGTCTGTTGCCTATCCTCCTCGCGATCCTGGTCTCCACAGTGCTCTGGCCTCCAGTGAAGTGGTTGCGCAGCAAAAAGTGGCCCTCCGCGCTCGCTGTCGCCTCGGTGCTGTTGGTGAGCATTGGCGTTATCGTGGGCACTTTCACCGCGATGGCGCCGTCGATTGCGTCGCAAAGTAAGGAGCTCGTCGATAAGGCAAGCGAGGGCCTGAACCGCCTGGAGGTATGGCTGCAAGGCCCACCGTTTAACCTCAAGATCGACCAGATCACGCAGTGGATTGACCAGCTCATGGCCAAGGCACAAGAGCAGGCGAGCAACATCGCTTCCGGCGTTGCGGAAGGCGTCTCCACCGCATCATCCGCCCTGGTCACCCTCGGCGTGATGCTGGTGCTAACCTTCTTCTTCCTCAAGGACGGCGACCGCTTCCTGCCGTGGATCCGCCGCACCACGGGCGCCAACGCGGGCTGGCACCTCACCGAAGTGCTCACCCGCACCTGGAACACCCTGGCCGGCTACATCCGCGCCCAAGCTGCGGTTTCGCTTATCGACGCCATCATCATCGGCCTCGGGCTGGTCTTCCTCGGCGTACCGCTGGCCTTCGTCCTCGCGGTGCTGACCTTCTTCGCCGGCTTCATCCCGATCGTCGGTGCCGTGACCGCCGGCGCACTGGCTGTACTGGTAGCACTGGTATCCAATGGCCCTACTACTGCCTTGATCGTGCTCGCCCTGGTTGTGGCCGTTCAGCAGCTGGAGGGCAACGTGCTCTCCCCGATCCTGCAGTCCAAGGCGATGAATCTGCACCCTGCGATCGTGCTGCTGTCGGTGACCGTCGGTTCGAGCCTGTTTGGTATCGTCGGCGCATTCCTGGCTGTGCCAGTGGCGGCATCCATCGCGGTGTGGCTGCGCTACCACGGCGACCTGGTTTCCCTGCGCTCCGGCGAGCTGACCGTAGACGAAATTCAGATTGAAACTTCTCGGGCGGCCGGAAACACGGGTTCTGCGGAGGAAGCTTTCGACGCAATTCGGGAGAAGTTCTCTCGTCTCGGTCGCCGCAAGCCAGAATCCGAAGATCCATCACTCGCGGTCAAGGCCGAAGAGTAA
- a CDS encoding cation diffusion facilitator family transporter, with protein MSEHETCEHEYSASSLNQSARKIVMIVAGLNLFGFAVEFIVAWAIGSASLFADAADFMEDFLIALLVVTALGWSVASRRKASVGLAALILIPAFAAFGTAIWKIISGAPPEGFTLSATAVFAMVVNLISALLLMRLRGEGALVHGAWLAARNDVLANVLILAAGIVTIFWATIWPDVVIGVIIGVINLRAAQEVLEQARAEDPELEMDDD; from the coding sequence GTGAGCGAACACGAAACCTGCGAACACGAGTACTCCGCGTCAAGTTTGAATCAGTCGGCCCGCAAGATCGTCATGATCGTGGCGGGTCTGAACCTCTTCGGCTTCGCAGTCGAGTTCATCGTCGCCTGGGCTATCGGCTCTGCCAGCCTCTTCGCCGATGCCGCCGACTTCATGGAAGACTTCCTCATCGCTCTGCTGGTAGTCACCGCGTTGGGATGGTCGGTGGCAAGTCGTCGCAAAGCCAGCGTCGGCTTGGCCGCCCTCATTCTGATCCCCGCGTTTGCCGCGTTCGGCACCGCGATCTGGAAGATCATCAGCGGCGCCCCACCGGAAGGTTTCACGCTGTCCGCGACCGCGGTGTTCGCTATGGTGGTGAACCTCATCAGCGCACTGTTACTCATGCGGCTGCGGGGTGAAGGTGCACTAGTGCACGGCGCTTGGCTGGCAGCCCGCAATGACGTGCTCGCGAACGTGCTGATTCTGGCAGCCGGCATTGTCACAATTTTTTGGGCGACTATCTGGCCAGATGTGGTGATCGGCGTGATCATCGGCGTCATCAATCTGCGTGCGGCGCAGGAAGTTCTCGAGCAAGCTCGCGCGGAAGACCCTGAGCTTGAAATGGATGACGACTAA
- a CDS encoding GNAT family N-acetyltransferase: MTSEIKYPPFGLQLFDGHVLLRVIEDCDLKHLCAVTVSDIFEPNCPWEFPWLSQENTALSTAQFHWGLRASNKPENWVLPFAAYVDDTYVGTIDMRASDFREKRSISTGSYVLRRAQGQGIGTRMRAMVAAYAFDFLSAKEMRTAWHPMNKASGGVSAALGYQVVGRAEFGAHDRPEVHARLVAEDFLGCPTLTVSGHTEALREFLDA, encoded by the coding sequence ATGACCTCGGAAATAAAGTACCCCCCGTTTGGACTGCAGCTTTTCGACGGCCATGTGCTCCTGCGAGTCATTGAAGATTGCGATCTAAAGCACCTCTGTGCGGTGACTGTTTCGGACATCTTTGAGCCGAATTGTCCGTGGGAATTCCCGTGGTTGTCTCAGGAAAACACGGCGCTATCCACGGCGCAATTTCACTGGGGACTGCGTGCGTCCAATAAACCGGAGAACTGGGTCCTGCCATTCGCAGCGTACGTAGATGACACATACGTGGGGACGATCGATATGCGGGCATCAGATTTTCGGGAAAAGCGCAGTATATCGACGGGTTCGTATGTGCTGCGCCGTGCTCAGGGACAGGGAATTGGTACGCGGATGCGGGCGATGGTGGCGGCCTACGCCTTCGATTTTTTGTCAGCAAAAGAGATGCGTACCGCGTGGCATCCGATGAACAAGGCATCGGGTGGCGTGAGCGCTGCGCTTGGGTACCAGGTAGTAGGCCGTGCAGAATTCGGTGCGCATGACCGGCCGGAGGTACACGCGCGACTGGTGGCGGAGGACTTTCTTGGTTGCCCGACGTTAACGGTCTCCGGACATACAGAGGCGCTCCGGGAGTTCCTTGATGCGTGA
- a CDS encoding thioredoxin family protein has translation MGLFSKKKPEPVNARVKVLGPGCKKCQAMEKTVTTALAELGSTEEVAHVTDFPDIVAYGVMSTPALVIDEEVVSVGKALSVADAKQILSDKLG, from the coding sequence ATGGGACTATTCAGCAAGAAAAAGCCAGAACCGGTCAACGCCCGAGTGAAGGTTCTCGGTCCGGGTTGCAAGAAATGCCAGGCGATGGAAAAGACCGTCACCACTGCCCTCGCGGAACTCGGCAGCACGGAAGAAGTTGCACACGTGACGGATTTTCCAGACATCGTGGCTTACGGAGTGATGAGCACCCCTGCATTAGTCATCGACGAGGAAGTCGTGAGCGTTGGAAAGGCGCTGAGCGTAGCGGATGCCAAGCAAATTTTGAGCGACAAACTAGGCTGA
- a CDS encoding pyridoxal phosphate-dependent aminotransferase, giving the protein MNTQKPPRIFDQSDKLKGVLYEIRGPISAEAERLESEGHRILKLNTGNPAVFGFDAPDVILQDMIAALPTSQGYSTSKGIVPARRAIVTRYELIDGFPEFDIDDVFLGNGVSELISMVTQALLNDGDEVLIPAPDYPLWTAATSLAGGNPVHYLCDEEDDWNPSIEDIKAKVTDKTKAIVVINPNNPTGAVYSREVLQQIVDIAREHELLILADEIYDRILYDDAEHISIATLCPDLLCITFNGLSKAYRVAGYRAGWMVLTGPKHHAQGFIEGLELLSGTRLCANVPAQHAIQVALGGRQSIYGLTGKGGRLLKQRNAAYEALNEIPGVSCVKPMGALYAFPKIDLEMYHIHDDSQMMLDLLRAEKILMVHGTGFNWEQPDHFRVVTLPHATELTDAIQRFGNFLKYYKQ; this is encoded by the coding sequence GTGAACACTCAGAAGCCACCCCGCATCTTTGATCAGTCCGACAAGCTCAAGGGCGTGCTCTATGAAATCCGCGGGCCGATCTCCGCGGAGGCTGAGCGCCTGGAGAGCGAAGGACACCGCATCCTGAAGCTCAACACGGGCAATCCAGCCGTGTTTGGTTTCGACGCCCCTGACGTGATCCTGCAGGACATGATCGCGGCGCTGCCGACGTCGCAGGGCTACTCCACGTCTAAGGGCATCGTGCCGGCGCGCCGCGCGATCGTGACGCGTTACGAGCTTATCGACGGCTTCCCCGAATTCGACATCGACGATGTTTTCCTGGGCAACGGCGTGTCTGAGCTGATCTCCATGGTGACGCAGGCACTGCTTAACGACGGCGATGAAGTCCTCATCCCTGCCCCGGACTATCCACTGTGGACCGCCGCCACGTCGTTGGCTGGTGGCAATCCGGTCCACTACCTGTGCGATGAAGAGGACGATTGGAATCCGTCCATCGAAGACATTAAAGCTAAGGTCACGGACAAGACCAAGGCGATCGTTGTTATCAACCCGAATAACCCGACCGGCGCGGTGTACTCCCGTGAGGTGCTGCAGCAGATCGTGGACATCGCCCGCGAGCACGAGCTGCTGATCCTGGCCGACGAAATCTACGACCGCATCCTGTACGACGATGCCGAGCACATTTCCATCGCTACGTTGTGCCCTGACCTGCTGTGCATCACGTTTAACGGGCTATCCAAGGCCTACCGCGTGGCTGGCTACCGCGCGGGCTGGATGGTGCTGACCGGCCCGAAGCACCACGCGCAGGGCTTCATCGAGGGACTGGAATTGCTCTCGGGTACCCGTCTATGCGCCAATGTCCCTGCCCAGCACGCGATTCAGGTGGCATTGGGCGGCCGTCAGTCCATTTACGGGCTGACCGGCAAGGGCGGACGCTTGTTGAAGCAGCGCAATGCTGCTTATGAAGCCCTCAATGAAATTCCGGGCGTTTCGTGTGTGAAGCCGATGGGTGCGCTGTACGCCTTCCCCAAGATCGACTTGGAGATGTACCACATCCACGACGACTCCCAGATGATGCTCGATCTGCTCCGCGCTGAGAAGATCCTCATGGTCCACGGCACCGGCTTCAACTGGGAACAGCCCGACCATTTCCGAGTGGTCACCCTGCCGCACGCCACAGAGCTTACCGACGCCATTCAGCGCTTCGGCAACTTCCTGAAGTACTACAAGCAATAG